A DNA window from Rhinolophus sinicus isolate RSC01 linkage group LG10, ASM3656204v1, whole genome shotgun sequence contains the following coding sequences:
- the LOC141567206 gene encoding uncharacterized protein LOC141567206, with translation MNDEQKGSLSSDTSELNQILAKTEKKEEDRARLRLRRPGAPQPRASPRPCSRPPRGWTGNSTAVPGSAPGPRPFRGVPPVGGASLNTPPLGSLLPERSCGRPATPKPQLPGRAGPRLPERPGRPDSSPQAPERPRYHSRPLPRQRGLHGPLLLILSRRHRPSVAETGTSSAPGRCLHKGAAPPPSALGPPGYGVQRRVAPTPLPPCPARWEARDVCPRGRGVRARCSPDSNGRTRFPAPGLLGVLAWLWPAAACPPSFLLELRSSRGLLTARSVDTTLACLLSVSEQEIKGSLLPPKSSGEGVLLALPFQELSPFAQDPA, from the exons ATGAACGAC GAACAAAAGGGCTCCCTCTCGAGCGATACCTCAGAACTGAATCAGATTcttgcaaaaacagaaaaaaaggaggaagataGGGCCCGCCTGCGGCTCCGCAGACCGGGAGCACCGCAACCACGCGCCAGCCCCCGACCCTGCAGCCGGCCGCCCCGAGGTTGGACCGGTAATTCGACCGCCGTGCCGGGCTCCGCCCCGGGCCCGAGACCGTTCCGGGGCGTTCCTCCCGTGGGCGGCGCCTCCCTCAACACACCGCCACTTGGCTCTCTTCTGCCCGAGCGAAGTTGCGGCCGCCCCGCGACACCGAAGCCGCAGCTCCCAGGCCGCGCGGGCCCGCGACTTCCAGAGCGGCCTGGCAGGCCGGATTCTTCCCCGCAGGCTCCGGAACGCCCTCGCTACCACTCCAGGCCCTTACCGAGGCAGCGCGGCCTCCACGGCCCGCTCCTCCTAATCCTCAGCCGCCGCCACAGACCCAGCGTCGCGGAGACCGGAACTTCCTCCGCGCCGGGCCGCTGCCTCCACAAAGGCGCCGCACCGCCGCCTTCAGCGCTCGGCCCgccgggatatggagtacagcgtAGAGTTGCGCCGACACCACTCCCGCCATGCCCCGCGCGTTGGGAGGCGAGGGATGTGTGCCCGCGGGGGCGGGGCGTGAGGGCGCGATGCTCGCCGGACTCCAATGGGAGGACGCGCTTCCCCGCCCCGGGACTACTGGGGGTTTTAGCTTGGCTCTGGCCTGCGGCTGCCTGTCCTCCTTCGTTCCTTTTGGAGTTGAGGTCTTCTCGAGGTTTGCTCACGGCCAGGAGCGTGGATACGACACTGGCCTGCCTATTGTCCGTTAGTGAGCAGGAAATAAAAGGGAGCCTTCTTCCGCCAAAGTCTTCCGGGGAAGGGGTGCTGCTGGCCCTTCCATTCCAGGAGCTTAGCCCTTTTGCCCAAGACCCAGCATAG